A portion of the Catenuloplanes indicus genome contains these proteins:
- a CDS encoding IS3 family transposase yields the protein MRFIDEHRDCFAVALLLRVLNIAESTYYQWVRQAKQPCDRDLVDLGLLSNIYEIWEASGFTYGADRIHRQLRRDGIRVGRKRVERLMAGQGWHGAFLRRGWRGGSTKQNPAHTPAPDLVNRQFTATGPNRLWVADATRIPCGEGVFWLAAVRDVFSRRIVGWKTSDRCDTDLILAALEYGIWSRDVRDGQLIHHSDRGSNYTSFRFSQRLQDNGIRPSMGSVGDSFDNALMENFWSTLKIELVYRTSWRTRDEAENAIFEYIDTWYNTRRIQKELGYLSPDEYESAWHAHTEPDNLTPAPTGSR from the coding sequence ATGAGGTTCATCGACGAACACCGTGACTGCTTCGCGGTCGCGCTCCTGCTACGGGTTCTCAACATCGCCGAGTCGACCTACTACCAGTGGGTCAGGCAGGCCAAACAGCCCTGTGACCGGGACCTGGTCGACCTCGGGCTGCTCTCCAACATCTATGAGATCTGGGAAGCGTCCGGCTTCACCTACGGCGCCGACCGCATTCATCGGCAGCTGCGTCGTGACGGCATCCGGGTCGGCCGCAAGCGTGTCGAGCGACTGATGGCCGGCCAGGGCTGGCACGGGGCGTTCCTGCGCCGCGGCTGGCGCGGCGGCTCAACGAAGCAGAATCCCGCGCACACGCCGGCGCCGGATCTGGTCAACCGCCAGTTCACCGCGACCGGCCCGAACCGTCTGTGGGTCGCTGATGCCACCCGGATCCCGTGCGGCGAGGGCGTGTTCTGGCTGGCCGCCGTCCGCGACGTGTTCTCCCGCCGCATCGTCGGGTGGAAGACCTCCGACCGGTGCGATACCGATCTGATCCTGGCCGCCCTCGAGTACGGCATCTGGTCGCGTGACGTCCGCGACGGCCAGCTCATACATCACAGCGACAGAGGATCGAACTACACGAGTTTCCGCTTCTCACAGCGCTTGCAGGACAACGGAATCCGGCCGTCGATGGGGTCGGTCGGTGACTCGTTCGACAACGCGCTGATGGAGAACTTCTGGTCGACGCTGAAGATCGAACTGGTCTACCGAACGTCGTGGCGGACCCGCGATGAGGCCGAGAACGCGATCTTCGAGTATATCGACACCTGGTACAACACCCGCCGCATCCAGAAGGAACTCGGCTACCTCAGCCCGGACGAATACGAGTCCGCCTGGCACGCCCACACCGAGCCAGATAACCTCACCCCTGCCCCGACCGGAAGCAGGTAA
- a CDS encoding transposase: MAAPKKYPDELRARAVRLYRESEPKPTIRRLAEQLNVHHEALRNWIRQAAGERHDRPTTEMAEESRRLREEVAELRRVNEILRAASSYFASELGPARRRS; this comes from the coding sequence GTGGCCGCACCGAAGAAGTACCCCGATGAGCTGAGGGCGCGTGCTGTGCGTTTGTATCGCGAGTCGGAGCCGAAGCCGACGATCCGGCGGCTGGCCGAGCAACTGAACGTGCATCACGAGGCTTTGCGGAACTGGATCCGGCAGGCCGCGGGCGAACGTCATGACCGGCCGACCACGGAGATGGCGGAGGAGAGCCGCCGGCTGCGGGAAGAGGTCGCTGAGCTGCGCCGGGTGAATGAGATCCTGCGTGCCGCGTCCAGTTATTTCGCATCGGAGCTCGGCCCGGCCCGGCGACGGTCATGA